One genomic window of Campylobacter curvus includes the following:
- a CDS encoding TolC family protein, which translates to MFKILLFLLPIVLSAANLKFIIENSQNSEPARIKAYEASRAKLERESVANSYLPSLSLEGGMHRTYGDRSMLTPKSSSSILAKVEFLLYDGGAREARDEILSHLQNKAVLEDEEFRNYLAYQSANLYFNAVALEKIIAAKHAQSQYLNSALKRLGKMQSAGLAATDELESIRAKYHLSLSEALEFKQKQNEILSSIELISAQAIIPQSGDSLQMPNFSKTSENLNLKALNEQLLASERRVQEVGSKQLPQIFIYDTYGFYRNDYDFALGEFERYRPYVNEFFEKNSQSNQLGVGFKWKIFDFKATSKEKQSARIASLQARLNLDYKRRENELKLKNLKNDIEVLTSKISALEQYVKAADASLEASVKKYESGLLGYTEFLAALAAKFDAASALEMSVDELEIKKAEYFYESGVDIAQKVVQ; encoded by the coding sequence ATGTTTAAAATTTTACTTTTTTTGCTTCCGATCGTTTTATCGGCAGCAAATTTAAAATTTATTATCGAGAATTCCCAAAATTCCGAGCCTGCGAGGATAAAAGCCTATGAGGCGAGTAGGGCGAAACTTGAGCGCGAAAGCGTAGCGAACTCCTATCTGCCAAGCCTTAGCTTGGAGGGCGGCATGCACCGCACTTACGGCGATCGCTCGATGCTGACGCCAAAAAGCTCCTCTAGCATCCTGGCAAAGGTCGAATTTTTACTATACGACGGCGGAGCGCGCGAGGCTAGAGATGAGATCCTAAGCCATTTGCAAAACAAAGCCGTCTTGGAGGACGAGGAATTTAGAAATTATCTGGCGTATCAAAGCGCGAATCTTTACTTCAACGCCGTCGCGCTAGAAAAGATCATCGCCGCTAAGCACGCTCAAAGCCAGTATCTAAATTCAGCTCTAAAGCGCCTTGGTAAGATGCAAAGTGCGGGGCTGGCGGCCACTGACGAGCTGGAGAGCATAAGAGCTAAATATCATCTATCTTTGAGCGAGGCGCTGGAATTTAAGCAAAAGCAAAATGAAATTCTAAGCTCCATCGAACTAATCAGCGCCCAAGCCATCATCCCGCAAAGCGGAGACTCTCTGCAAATGCCAAATTTTAGCAAGACCTCTGAAAATCTAAATCTAAAAGCGCTGAACGAGCAGCTTCTAGCCAGTGAGCGCAGAGTCCAGGAGGTCGGCTCAAAGCAGCTGCCTCAGATATTCATCTACGACACCTACGGCTTTTACAGGAACGATTATGATTTTGCGCTGGGCGAGTTTGAGAGATATAGGCCTTACGTGAATGAATTTTTTGAGAAAAATTCGCAGAGCAATCAGCTTGGCGTGGGCTTTAAATGGAAAATTTTCGATTTCAAAGCGACCAGCAAAGAAAAACAAAGTGCGCGTATAGCCTCCTTGCAAGCGAGGCTAAATTTAGACTACAAACGCCGAGAAAACGAGCTCAAGCTTAAAAATTTAAAAAACGATATCGAGGTTTTGACGAGTAAAATTTCAGCCCTCGAGCAATACGTGAAAGCAGCCGATGCGAGCCTTGAGGCAAGCGTCAAAAAATATGAATCGGGTCTACTTGGCTATACGGAATTTTTGGCGGCTTTGGCTGCGAAATTTGACGCGGCGAGTGCGCTTGAGATGAGCGTGGACGAGCTTGAGATAAAAAAGGCCGAGTATTTTTACGAGAGCGGCGTAGACATCGCGCAAAAGGTGGTGCAATGA
- a CDS encoding efflux RND transporter periplasmic adaptor subunit: MRKILMLLASLCFCFGEEKIYATFEVLAKNSSKLAFESSGIVSSVNVDVSDTLEKGDVLARLENSSELIALQKAKNDLALAVTAKNFALNTLKKFEKVKDVTSKQNFDEAKFSYDKAALDEQSAKIAIKNIENILDKKQLKAPFDAVVVQKNIEVGEGVGAVMQSAFTINSSDSKLLIAIDEKFANAVKVGDRFIFKLDGEANEQSAEISLVYPIIEPKNRKFYAEAYVKGIKPGLFGEGYVVAK; the protein is encoded by the coding sequence ATGAGAAAAATTTTGATGCTTTTAGCCTCGCTTTGCTTTTGCTTTGGCGAGGAGAAAATTTATGCGACGTTTGAGGTTTTGGCTAAAAATAGCTCCAAGCTTGCGTTTGAGAGCTCAGGCATAGTCTCAAGCGTAAATGTCGATGTGAGCGATACTCTAGAAAAGGGCGATGTCCTTGCGAGGCTTGAAAACAGCAGCGAGCTAATAGCGCTTCAAAAGGCTAAAAATGACCTAGCTTTGGCCGTCACGGCTAAAAATTTCGCCCTAAATACCCTGAAAAAATTCGAGAAAGTAAAAGATGTGACCTCAAAACAAAATTTTGACGAGGCGAAATTTAGCTACGACAAGGCGGCACTAGACGAGCAAAGCGCAAAGATCGCCATAAAAAACATAGAAAATATCCTCGATAAAAAGCAGCTTAAAGCGCCGTTTGATGCGGTAGTGGTGCAAAAAAACATTGAGGTAGGCGAGGGCGTGGGCGCTGTGATGCAAAGCGCTTTTACCATAAATTCCAGCGATTCAAAGCTACTTATCGCGATCGATGAGAAATTTGCAAACGCCGTAAAAGTAGGCGATAGATTTATCTTTAAGCTTGACGGCGAGGCAAACGAGCAAAGCGCTGAAATTTCGCTAGTTTATCCGATCATCGAGCCTAAAAATCGTAAATTTTATGCCGAGGCTTACGTAAAAGGTATCAAGCCGGGCCTCTTTGGCGAAGGATACGTGGTAGCAAAATAA